From a region of the Haloferax volcanii DS2 genome:
- a CDS encoding DUF192 domain-containing protein: MRLVHRQNGAQSTLASNVETADSFLSQARGLMFRGSVPDDYALVFRFDDADRHSLHMVFVPFDIDALWLVGDEVTKKKRLSAWTGIGFGMADTVVELPAGAADGVEPGDLVEIAE, encoded by the coding sequence GTGAGACTCGTTCACCGACAGAACGGAGCCCAATCGACCCTCGCGTCGAACGTCGAGACGGCCGACTCGTTTCTCTCGCAGGCGCGCGGGCTGATGTTCCGCGGCTCCGTCCCGGACGACTACGCCCTCGTCTTCCGGTTCGACGACGCCGACCGCCACAGCCTCCACATGGTGTTCGTCCCGTTCGACATCGACGCGCTCTGGCTCGTCGGCGACGAGGTGACGAAGAAAAAGCGGCTGTCGGCGTGGACGGGTATCGGCTTCGGGATGGCCGACACCGTCGTCGAACTCCCCGCGGGCGCGGCCGACGGCGTCGAACCCGGCGACCTGGTCGAGATTGCGGAGTGA
- a CDS encoding DUF7097 family protein, producing the protein MERTPTGTPVGVDDPYDHAGRCDHLTSDAACRLAREYADRDPAFARERARADYDCVAAAEGCDFRDCPHYASTTSGRECVRCGLEEVRMAHDSTARPLLEAHHLSYGGRGGDGSGDGDEPSHEITVALCRWCHTKVHKSFARIDDDAAPDVEAIAEREGRRTKELDELGFQTARDRAGDE; encoded by the coding sequence ATGGAGCGGACGCCGACAGGGACGCCCGTGGGAGTCGACGACCCCTACGACCACGCCGGCCGCTGCGACCACCTCACGAGCGACGCCGCGTGCCGCCTCGCCCGCGAGTACGCCGACCGCGACCCGGCGTTCGCCCGCGAGCGCGCCCGAGCGGACTACGACTGCGTCGCGGCCGCGGAGGGCTGTGACTTCCGCGACTGCCCGCACTACGCCTCGACGACGAGCGGCCGCGAGTGCGTCCGCTGCGGCCTCGAAGAGGTCCGCATGGCCCACGATTCGACCGCTCGCCCGCTCCTCGAAGCACACCACCTCTCGTACGGCGGCCGCGGCGGTGACGGCAGCGGCGACGGCGACGAACCATCCCACGAAATCACGGTCGCGCTGTGTCGGTGGTGTCACACGAAGGTCCACAAGTCGTTCGCCCGCATCGACGACGACGCCGCCCCGGACGTCGAAGCCATTGCCGAGCGGGAGGGCCGCCGGACGAAGGAACTCGACGAACTCGGGTTCCAGACGGCGCGGGACCGCGCCGGCGACGAGTGA
- a CDS encoding GMP synthase subunit A, producing the protein MTRIVVIDNHGQFTHLERRALRDLGVDTELVDNDTDPADIDADGIVLSGGPDMDRIGRCPDYLDLDVPVLGICLGMQILAEELDGRVGSGDYGGYADVDVEILDEDDPLIGSLAPETRVWASHADEVKEVPEGFTHTATSDVCTIEAMSDADRDLYGVQWHPEVAHTAEGEEVFENFIDICER; encoded by the coding sequence ATGACCCGCATCGTCGTCATCGACAACCACGGGCAGTTCACCCACCTCGAACGGCGCGCGCTCCGCGACCTCGGCGTCGACACCGAACTCGTCGACAACGACACCGACCCCGCGGACATCGACGCGGACGGTATCGTCCTCTCCGGCGGCCCCGACATGGACCGCATCGGCCGCTGTCCCGACTACCTCGACCTCGACGTGCCCGTCTTGGGTATCTGTCTCGGCATGCAGATTCTCGCGGAAGAACTCGACGGCCGCGTCGGATCCGGCGACTACGGCGGCTACGCCGACGTGGACGTGGAAATCCTCGACGAGGACGACCCCCTTATCGGCTCGCTCGCCCCCGAGACCCGCGTCTGGGCCAGCCACGCCGACGAGGTCAAGGAGGTCCCCGAGGGCTTCACCCACACCGCCACGAGCGACGTGTGTACCATCGAGGCCATGAGCGACGCCGACCGCGACCTCTACGGCGTCCAGTGGCATCCCGAGGTCGCCCACACCGCCGAGGGCGAGGAAGTGTTCGAGAACTTCATCGACATCTGCGAGCGGTAA
- a CDS encoding DUF2070 family protein: protein MTSTQSDLAGLSRFIFRAPSWYTSLGFALLVAAMAGIGAFDSGDLAGSWRGIFFIGRDAWEGIFFIGIPTVVAAFGTTGVDRFVGGKLTHNRSSLLALAGEVIIVTFLTGAAIVSVFTGLGQTFIFDALVIALASVFAFRLLIVMAVSRSSLLIAAVPASIQTLTSAALLFVYSGTLRFFEVGGPILDAYLMPYLARPDRAPPELSAIALSHFQLLAITCVMYALGVYVFLRIIDRPWRRGLGVSVLDFIRGFIGHIAEGTRELEDFFEQLGQEAIVPVTVLSFERDDGTEKARFVLPMIHPGPMGEIGGGNFPERVARRAEGLVFPPHATAGHDFNLVTEREVDVVLDAADDAYERIEYSPDVTESVRVQSGDAKMLGQRFGDDALLVSTYAPQFADDVEYAVGLSASAEARTTGLRDVLLVDAHNCNNGLQGPDLGHVTPGSKRSFDMITAAGLAGEELSASSRGSLSLGTAFDPTDWTPREGIGPLGIRVAATTVGDQTTAYVLIDGNNMEPGLRDRIVEGLTTGPNAKADVAEVMTTDTHIVNTVEAENQVGAAIDHDELRETIDRLVDEALADTEPVVAGMATERAEVTIFGNDRTETLASHANVVVSMGGALALALILAAMAVSLLVFFLA from the coding sequence ATGACCTCCACCCAGAGCGACCTCGCCGGGCTCTCGCGGTTCATCTTCCGCGCGCCCAGCTGGTACACGAGTCTCGGGTTCGCCCTGCTCGTCGCCGCGATGGCGGGTATCGGCGCGTTCGACTCCGGGGACCTCGCCGGCTCGTGGCGGGGCATCTTCTTCATCGGGAGAGACGCTTGGGAAGGCATCTTCTTCATCGGGATTCCGACCGTCGTCGCGGCGTTCGGTACCACCGGCGTCGACCGGTTCGTCGGCGGGAAGCTGACGCACAACCGCTCGTCGCTCCTCGCGCTCGCCGGCGAGGTGATTATCGTCACGTTCCTCACCGGGGCCGCCATCGTCTCCGTCTTCACGGGCCTCGGTCAGACGTTCATCTTCGACGCGCTCGTAATCGCTCTCGCGTCGGTGTTCGCCTTCCGCCTGCTCATCGTGATGGCCGTCTCGCGGTCGTCGCTGCTCATCGCGGCGGTCCCGGCGAGCATCCAGACGCTCACGTCAGCCGCGCTCCTGTTCGTTTACAGCGGTACGCTCCGATTCTTCGAGGTCGGCGGTCCCATCCTCGACGCCTATCTGATGCCGTATCTCGCCCGCCCCGACCGGGCACCGCCGGAGCTGTCGGCCATCGCGCTGAGCCACTTCCAGCTCCTCGCGATTACCTGCGTGATGTACGCCCTCGGGGTCTACGTCTTCCTCCGCATCATCGACCGGCCGTGGCGTCGCGGCCTCGGCGTGTCGGTCCTCGACTTCATCCGCGGCTTCATCGGCCACATCGCCGAGGGAACCCGCGAACTGGAGGACTTCTTCGAACAGCTCGGCCAGGAGGCAATCGTCCCCGTCACCGTGCTCTCGTTCGAACGCGACGACGGAACCGAGAAGGCCCGGTTCGTCCTGCCGATGATTCACCCCGGTCCGATGGGCGAAATCGGCGGCGGCAACTTCCCCGAGCGCGTCGCCCGCCGGGCGGAGGGGCTCGTGTTCCCGCCCCACGCGACCGCGGGCCACGACTTCAACCTCGTGACCGAACGCGAGGTCGACGTGGTCCTCGACGCGGCCGACGACGCCTACGAGCGCATCGAGTACAGCCCCGACGTGACCGAAAGCGTCCGCGTCCAGTCCGGCGACGCGAAGATGCTCGGCCAGCGCTTCGGTGACGACGCGCTGCTCGTCTCGACGTACGCCCCGCAGTTCGCCGACGACGTGGAGTACGCGGTCGGCCTCTCGGCGTCCGCCGAGGCTCGCACCACGGGCCTGCGGGACGTGCTTCTCGTCGACGCCCACAACTGCAACAACGGGCTTCAGGGTCCCGACCTCGGCCACGTCACGCCGGGGAGCAAGCGCTCGTTCGACATGATTACCGCCGCCGGACTCGCGGGCGAAGAACTCTCCGCCTCGTCGCGCGGGTCGCTGTCGTTGGGAACGGCGTTCGACCCGACCGACTGGACGCCGCGGGAGGGTATCGGCCCGCTGGGCATCCGCGTGGCCGCGACGACCGTCGGCGACCAGACGACCGCGTACGTCCTCATCGACGGCAACAACATGGAACCGGGCCTGCGCGACCGCATCGTCGAGGGGCTGACGACTGGGCCGAACGCGAAAGCCGACGTGGCCGAGGTGATGACGACGGACACCCACATCGTCAACACCGTCGAGGCGGAAAATCAGGTCGGCGCGGCCATCGACCACGACGAACTCCGCGAGACCATCGACCGCCTCGTCGACGAGGCGCTCGCGGACACCGAACCGGTCGTCGCCGGCATGGCGACCGAGCGCGCCGAGGTGACCATCTTCGGCAACGACCGCACCGAGACGCTCGCCAGCCACGCTAACGTCGTCGTCTCGATGGGCGGGGCGCTCGCGCTCGCGCTCATCCTCGCGGCGATGGCCGTCAGCCTGCTCGTGTTCTTCCTCGCGTAG
- a CDS encoding HVO_0649 family zinc finger protein, with product MSIGRTPRGTTALDRLRERYSDADLTCSKCGFTDDGGEWSAKTTGSSVFYRRVCPSCGAIETRTLSLK from the coding sequence ATGTCAATTGGAAGGACGCCGAGAGGAACGACCGCGTTGGACCGGTTGCGGGAGCGATACAGCGACGCTGACCTCACCTGTTCGAAATGTGGCTTCACCGACGACGGCGGCGAGTGGTCGGCCAAGACGACCGGGTCGAGCGTGTTCTACCGGCGGGTCTGTCCGAGTTGCGGCGCAATCGAGACGCGGACGCTCTCGCTGAAGTAG
- a CDS encoding DUF3194 domain-containing protein: MSQPTDEEVVETAAEAAEGLIFARFKQSRVKDFDVTVTFEDGVLDVDVYVNAPDDADDADDAEAVAEEAALTAQEAVDELFAAADEE, translated from the coding sequence ATGTCACAGCCGACGGACGAAGAAGTGGTCGAAACCGCCGCGGAGGCGGCTGAAGGCCTCATCTTCGCCCGCTTCAAGCAGTCGCGCGTCAAGGACTTCGACGTCACCGTGACGTTCGAAGACGGCGTCCTCGACGTTGACGTGTACGTCAACGCGCCCGACGACGCCGACGACGCCGACGACGCGGAGGCGGTCGCCGAGGAGGCGGCGCTGACGGCCCAAGAGGCCGTCGACGAACTGTTCGCGGCCGCCGACGAGGAGTAA
- a CDS encoding prefoldin subunit beta, with protein sequence MQGSLPPEAQEKLEELQNLQETAQNVSEQKQSSESALNEAQTALTTLEEIDGDSQMYREVGELLIETDYESAKDDLEEKVESLEVRVEQLTKQETRVQEKFESLQEELQQMLQGGAGGAGPMGPGGA encoded by the coding sequence ATGCAGGGAAGCCTACCGCCGGAAGCCCAAGAGAAGCTCGAAGAACTGCAGAACCTTCAGGAGACCGCCCAGAACGTCTCCGAGCAGAAGCAGTCCTCCGAGAGCGCGCTCAACGAGGCGCAGACGGCGCTCACGACGCTCGAAGAGATCGACGGCGACTCGCAGATGTACCGCGAAGTCGGCGAACTCCTCATCGAGACCGACTACGAGTCGGCCAAAGACGACCTCGAAGAGAAGGTCGAGAGCCTCGAAGTGCGCGTCGAGCAGCTCACGAAGCAGGAGACGCGCGTGCAGGAGAAGTTCGAGAGCCTGCAAGAAGAGCTCCAGCAGATGCTTCAGGGCGGCGCGGGCGGCGCGGGTCCGATGGGCCCCGGCGGCGCGTAA
- a CDS encoding KEOPS complex subunit Pcc1 encodes MRPAHSASLEFDYPDERRARVVERSVAVEEGEIDDARSGAHVAREGRTVVVTVEADDLVALRAGVNSWIRLVETAERVASAGSALSESA; translated from the coding sequence GTGCGCCCCGCGCACAGCGCTTCGCTCGAATTCGACTACCCCGACGAGCGGCGCGCGCGCGTCGTCGAGCGGAGCGTCGCCGTCGAGGAAGGCGAGATAGACGACGCCCGGTCCGGCGCGCACGTCGCCCGCGAGGGACGGACCGTCGTCGTCACCGTCGAGGCCGACGACCTCGTCGCGCTCCGCGCGGGCGTGAACTCGTGGATACGCCTCGTAGAGACCGCAGAGCGCGTCGCTTCGGCGGGGAGCGCGCTGTCGGAGTCCGCGTAG
- a CDS encoding DNA-directed RNA polymerase subunit P, with amino-acid sequence MSYKCSRCKRDVELDEFGGVRCPYCGHRVLLKERSPNVKEVAVE; translated from the coding sequence ATGAGCTACAAGTGTTCCCGGTGCAAGCGCGATGTCGAACTGGACGAGTTCGGTGGCGTCCGCTGTCCGTACTGCGGGCACCGCGTCCTGCTGAAAGAGCGGTCGCCCAACGTCAAAGAAGTCGCCGTCGAGTAG
- a CDS encoding eL43 family ribosomal protein has product MADKKARSVGSSGRFGARYGRVARRRVKEIEAEMRNSKVDGDDVTRVETGVWKNEETGEIFTGGTYRPQTPAGKQVRRSIRAALTGEDE; this is encoded by the coding sequence ATGGCCGACAAGAAGGCACGATCCGTCGGTAGTTCCGGGCGCTTCGGCGCTCGGTACGGCCGCGTCGCTCGACGCCGCGTCAAGGAAATCGAAGCAGAGATGCGCAACTCCAAAGTCGACGGCGACGACGTCACTCGCGTCGAAACCGGCGTCTGGAAGAACGAGGAGACCGGCGAGATTTTCACCGGCGGCACCTACCGCCCGCAGACCCCCGCCGGCAAGCAGGTCCGTCGTTCCATCCGCGCCGCGCTCACCGGCGAGGACGAATAA
- a CDS encoding NAD-dependent epimerase/dehydratase family protein — protein MTQHVVVGAGPVGLAVMEQLRERGADVAAVTRHDPDFLPEGVESRLADVLYPDRAVAAFADADVVYHCAKPPYDQWPELFPDLTRGIVAGVEAAGARFVVAENLYMYGPVQARLSEDLPYAATGPKGQTRAECADIVLDAHEAGRIEATIGRASDFFGPRVRESVVGEQVFGAAVAGKRAKVFGDPRLAHTYTYVPDFARALVLLGERDEALGEVWHVPNPETVSTRRFVNLVYEAADVDPGFPHIIAAPGVALTLGGYLSAPLNYLSAPLKVLTEMRYAFEEPYVVRDAKFRETFGDAVEPTPLEDATAETVAWFESQREADETEPIHIETAPEGATESA, from the coding sequence ATGACACAACACGTGGTGGTGGGTGCCGGTCCCGTCGGACTCGCGGTGATGGAACAGCTCCGAGAACGCGGGGCGGACGTGGCCGCGGTGACGCGTCACGACCCCGACTTCCTCCCCGAGGGCGTCGAGAGCCGCCTCGCGGACGTGCTCTACCCCGACCGCGCCGTCGCCGCGTTCGCGGACGCGGACGTCGTCTATCACTGCGCCAAACCGCCGTACGACCAGTGGCCCGAACTGTTCCCCGACCTCACCCGCGGCATCGTCGCGGGAGTCGAAGCCGCCGGCGCGCGCTTCGTCGTCGCCGAGAACCTCTACATGTACGGCCCGGTGCAGGCTCGTCTCTCCGAGGACCTCCCGTACGCCGCCACCGGCCCGAAGGGCCAGACCAGAGCCGAGTGCGCCGACATCGTCCTCGACGCCCACGAGGCGGGTCGCATCGAGGCGACCATCGGCCGCGCCAGCGACTTCTTCGGCCCGCGCGTCCGCGAGTCGGTCGTCGGCGAGCAGGTGTTCGGGGCCGCCGTCGCCGGCAAGCGCGCGAAGGTGTTCGGCGACCCACGACTCGCCCACACCTACACCTACGTCCCCGACTTCGCGCGGGCGCTCGTCCTCCTCGGTGAGCGCGACGAGGCGCTCGGCGAGGTCTGGCACGTCCCGAACCCCGAAACGGTCTCGACGCGCCGCTTCGTCAACCTCGTCTACGAGGCCGCCGACGTCGACCCCGGCTTCCCGCACATCATCGCCGCCCCGGGGGTCGCGCTGACGCTCGGCGGCTACCTGAGCGCGCCGCTGAACTACCTGAGCGCGCCGCTGAAGGTGCTCACGGAGATGCGCTACGCCTTCGAGGAGCCGTACGTCGTCCGCGACGCGAAGTTCCGCGAAACATTCGGCGACGCGGTCGAACCGACGCCGCTGGAGGACGCCACCGCCGAGACGGTCGCGTGGTTCGAATCACAGCGCGAGGCCGACGAGACGGAGCCGATTCACATCGAGACGGCCCCCGAGGGCGCGACCGAGTCGGCCTGA
- a CDS encoding DUF2103 domain-containing protein, with protein MHCRRCGNPLEKPGDYCLTCNTANCDAVVAVFAADRATLTFLDDEDVLGETTVTTIPESDDETKVVQLRNFAGLVADEIRRKRPETVYAAGERAPLRETRAQLHHEFYRVSDDDPVQRVLDTRGERTLEVVDIPPAEKLGGSHSTLIGGRRGRRAIGVVAGHPHVKKVIPGPIDAGGTGSRAGLRAKVTRADGNGNVRLLLRDGSSVQENRIVTTAMNRETGERVRDDLNEALREDGLQDE; from the coding sequence ATGCACTGTCGGCGGTGTGGAAATCCATTAGAGAAGCCGGGAGACTACTGTCTCACCTGCAACACCGCCAACTGCGACGCCGTCGTGGCCGTCTTCGCGGCCGACCGCGCGACGCTGACGTTCCTCGACGACGAAGACGTGCTCGGCGAGACGACGGTCACGACGATACCCGAGTCGGACGACGAGACGAAGGTGGTCCAACTCCGGAACTTCGCCGGCCTCGTCGCCGACGAGATTCGGCGCAAGCGACCCGAAACGGTGTACGCCGCGGGCGAGCGCGCCCCGCTCCGCGAGACGCGCGCGCAACTCCACCACGAGTTCTACCGCGTCTCCGACGACGACCCCGTCCAGCGCGTCCTCGACACCCGCGGCGAGCGGACGCTGGAGGTCGTCGATATCCCGCCCGCCGAGAAGTTGGGCGGGAGCCACAGCACGCTCATCGGCGGACGACGGGGCCGCCGAGCAATCGGCGTCGTCGCCGGCCATCCGCACGTCAAGAAGGTCATCCCCGGCCCCATCGACGCCGGCGGCACCGGGTCGCGGGCGGGCCTCCGGGCGAAGGTCACCCGCGCCGACGGCAACGGGAACGTCAGGCTCCTGCTCCGCGACGGGTCGAGCGTCCAAGAGAACCGCATCGTCACGACGGCGATGAACCGCGAGACGGGCGAGCGCGTCCGCGACGACCTGAACGAGGCGCTGCGCGAAGACGGGCTCCAAGACGAGTAG